A window from Marinagarivorans cellulosilyticus encodes these proteins:
- a CDS encoding DUF1592 domain-containing protein, with translation MVKKIGLIVASLALAACVAEDPNGSSSSRNSSLAISSVPASSSSSLAAMQSSSSLAVSSANSASSVSLPSGDFDLALGKQLYETNCLECHGIQGTGTAKRPFPIAGVDYNGVMSRADAGGNMPDGKGPLTGKEYKPEHCVGDCAHQVAGYITAGFPGATDVEAAQELGFSGCSSQEGAPAKRAIRLLTRHEYQNTVNDIFGLDLNLTTNFPPESREHGFTNNADLAFVTARHLDEYYSAATRVAAEVQNNLNSGFIRDALNCSANYHCLRTFVETFGQKIFRRPLEGQEVEDYLAFFTALQPADQNEGFFNHSDRFKEAIGVGLPALLMSPHFIYRKELGKANGDVYQLDDYEMATLIAYTFTGSTPDDELLAAARNQQVRTKQQYKAQAERLLATEKGKNQMARFAIEWWDAGTELIGAKNNNIYAGYSPEVSEAMVLEMEAFFKHVTFDSTGKFQELYTADYTMLNDTLGRFYGIGSGLGASFTKVANNQRGGILMMGGIMASNASTEETSPVKRGVFVREQLMCDPLPPFPRDVAIPNPDLDPTKPMRQRFEEHSVNPDCQSCHKYFDDIGFTLENFDASGKYREREKMVDWATFDILDELDILTQGKVINVDGGDDERYFADRWEFSEMMANADSTKSCMTTQYYRYVAGYTLEEADNCAIENLNKTFADSEFDIQSLLIGITQLDSFSVRK, from the coding sequence ATGGTAAAAAAAATCGGTTTGATAGTGGCTTCACTCGCGCTTGCAGCGTGTGTTGCTGAAGACCCTAATGGCTCGTCCAGTAGCAGGAATAGCAGCCTTGCTATCTCCTCGGTGCCAGCTTCCAGTTCAAGTAGTTTGGCGGCTATGCAAAGTTCGTCATCGCTGGCGGTTTCTAGTGCTAACAGTGCCAGCTCGGTTTCGTTGCCGAGCGGTGACTTCGATTTGGCCTTGGGTAAACAGCTTTATGAAACTAACTGTTTAGAATGTCATGGCATTCAAGGGACAGGCACCGCTAAGCGACCGTTCCCCATAGCTGGTGTTGATTACAACGGTGTGATGTCGCGTGCAGATGCCGGTGGTAATATGCCTGATGGCAAAGGCCCTTTAACGGGTAAAGAGTACAAACCAGAGCACTGTGTTGGTGATTGCGCCCATCAAGTTGCGGGCTACATAACGGCTGGCTTTCCTGGAGCTACCGATGTGGAGGCCGCGCAAGAGCTGGGTTTTTCCGGTTGTAGTAGCCAAGAAGGCGCGCCAGCAAAACGTGCTATTCGCTTGCTTACGCGTCACGAATACCAGAATACGGTTAACGATATTTTTGGTTTAGATTTAAATTTAACCACCAACTTCCCGCCAGAAAGCCGCGAACACGGTTTTACTAACAATGCCGATTTGGCTTTTGTAACAGCGCGCCATCTCGACGAGTATTATTCGGCGGCGACACGCGTTGCGGCTGAAGTACAAAATAATCTTAATAGTGGCTTTATACGTGATGCGCTTAATTGCAGTGCGAACTACCATTGTTTGCGTACGTTTGTAGAAACCTTTGGTCAGAAGATTTTCCGCCGTCCTCTAGAGGGGCAGGAAGTTGAAGACTATTTAGCCTTTTTTACCGCATTGCAACCTGCAGATCAAAACGAGGGTTTTTTTAACCATTCAGACCGCTTTAAAGAGGCCATTGGTGTTGGCTTACCTGCATTATTAATGTCGCCGCACTTTATTTACCGCAAAGAGCTAGGTAAAGCCAATGGTGATGTTTATCAGTTAGATGATTACGAAATGGCAACGTTAATTGCTTACACCTTTACGGGCTCCACGCCGGATGATGAATTGTTAGCTGCTGCGCGCAATCAGCAGGTTCGTACCAAGCAGCAATATAAAGCCCAAGCCGAACGTTTATTGGCCACAGAAAAGGGTAAAAACCAAATGGCGCGCTTTGCCATTGAATGGTGGGATGCCGGTACAGAGTTAATCGGCGCTAAAAATAATAATATTTATGCCGGCTATAGCCCCGAAGTAAGCGAAGCAATGGTGCTGGAAATGGAAGCATTTTTTAAGCACGTTACTTTTGATTCCACCGGTAAATTCCAAGAGCTTTACACTGCCGATTACACCATGCTTAACGATACCCTCGGGCGTTTTTATGGCATTGGTAGTGGCTTAGGCGCTAGCTTTACAAAGGTGGCGAATAATCAACGCGGCGGTATTTTAATGATGGGCGGTATTATGGCCTCTAATGCCAGCACGGAAGAAACCTCGCCCGTTAAACGCGGTGTATTTGTACGGGAGCAATTGATGTGTGACCCATTGCCGCCATTCCCGCGTGATGTGGCAATTCCTAACCCCGATTTAGATCCTACCAAGCCCATGCGCCAACGCTTTGAAGAGCACTCTGTAAACCCAGACTGCCAAAGCTGCCATAAATATTTTGATGATATTGGTTTTACCTTGGAGAACTTTGATGCATCGGGTAAATATCGCGAGCGTGAAAAAATGGTCGACTGGGCGACTTTCGATATCTTGGACGAACTGGATATTTTAACGCAAGGTAAAGTGATTAATGTAGATGGTGGTGATGACGAGCGTTACTTTGCAGATCGCTGGGAATTTTCTGAAATGATGGCGAATGCCGATTCGACAAAGTCGTGTATGACCACGCAATATTACCGGTATGTGGCAGGTTACACCCTAGAGGAGGCGGATAACTGCGCTATCGAGAATCTAAATAAAACCTTCGCCGACAGCGAGTTTGATATTCAATCGTTATTGATTGGCATTACTCAGCTTGATTCTTTTTCTGTGCGTAAATAG
- a CDS encoding UvrD-helicase domain-containing protein: MSKQPVDALARERALCPDHSFICVAPAGSGKTELLTQRMLVLLTRVQQPEEILAITFTRKAAAEMQHRVLGALRLAQGAKPTEAHKQHTWSLAKAALQADAKNGWQLLQSPHRLQVRTFDGLCASLVKALPLQSQMGAGVALSDDPDRLFTLAANNVMAELESGGEPAEALAQLLMHLDNQQQRVAELLVALLKTRAAWLPLIMAGDGRVREHLEACLQNIREAHIERLQGLFDEQATSRLLALAVFAARNLPADSASPIRNCEHISELPDASEQGLAQWQGLAALLLSGTGGWRKRLTKNEGFPTKAEGVKPAELKALKADLGELITAFSANETLRESLFEVALLPYTEYPEQQWQILQSLTVLLPRLVAHLQLVFAGEGQLDFTEISLRADRALGSEDEPTDLALRLDHRISHVLVDEFQDTSSNQMQLVQKLTAGWQRDDGRTLFCVGDAMQSIYAFRSANVGLFLRCLGSAEEGGSLGVLALEPLKLNTNFRSDAGVVEWINTVFSQAFPKRVDLNLGAVPFNEAVAFNADAGPAVCVQGFVGDGAKCAEGEWLATQIQQVLAADAQATIAILGRGRRQLHNVLPALKSAGIRYRAVDLDPLAAVPAVQDVWVLTRALINTSDTIAWLSVLRAPWCGLRLNALLALRAQPGVNVLAQVHELLKGVEKNANIVDQDSISRLTLVFDVLSACLAQRARKPLAEWVKGAWLALGGAAALTLEQQNNVERFFDALAECDETQLIQHPDRLEKLLTELYALPDPEAGSQVQVMTMHKSKGLEFDAVFLVGLAAASGVPDTPLMRWHEQLFEYQYVGDGAASTWLLSPVGERGQDKDALYQWLGYQQKKREHLEACRLLYVACTRAKKQLYLSAVLKQKDGADITAPSSGSLLAHIWPSVASSFALHCLRTDTAEQIDYVDGTTVANLHRLAPAQIEQQRLQLVAKARDFQPVSGPSPQGELSLLTLSNNDEQKAEGFARAVGSLVHEVLELMVPAVCAQAKLLPKAPTWQDFFAAWHVRFGQLLVAQPSVVLNALCEKAAAQLDKVFSENSPLWQALMGAQEVHPEFAISGADAEGAAQHWRIDLWWREADGGVALLDYKSAIYSGAGSQHDFECEQLEHYRVDLLHYGQLLANLLAEPVTPILYLTDSHSWLKLPVVRPVAG, from the coding sequence ATGAGTAAGCAACCGGTAGATGCGCTAGCGCGCGAGCGTGCTTTGTGCCCAGATCACAGCTTTATTTGCGTGGCGCCTGCAGGCAGCGGTAAAACCGAGCTATTAACCCAGCGCATGCTGGTATTGCTTACGCGGGTGCAGCAGCCCGAGGAAATATTGGCCATTACCTTTACCCGTAAAGCAGCGGCCGAAATGCAGCACCGCGTATTAGGGGCTTTGCGGTTGGCGCAAGGGGCTAAACCCACGGAGGCTCACAAGCAGCATACCTGGTCGTTGGCTAAGGCGGCGTTGCAGGCGGATGCAAAAAACGGTTGGCAGTTGTTGCAAAGCCCGCATCGCTTGCAGGTGCGAACCTTCGATGGTTTGTGTGCAAGCTTGGTAAAGGCGTTGCCGCTACAGTCCCAAATGGGTGCGGGTGTAGCGTTAAGCGACGACCCAGATCGACTGTTCACCTTAGCGGCTAATAATGTAATGGCCGAACTAGAAAGCGGCGGCGAGCCGGCTGAGGCATTAGCGCAACTGCTGATGCACCTCGATAACCAGCAACAGCGCGTGGCCGAATTGCTCGTGGCGTTGCTCAAAACGCGTGCCGCTTGGCTGCCGTTAATTATGGCGGGTGATGGCCGGGTTCGAGAGCATTTAGAGGCGTGTTTACAGAATATTCGTGAAGCCCACATAGAGCGCTTGCAGGGCCTGTTTGATGAGCAAGCGACAAGCCGATTACTGGCATTGGCGGTGTTTGCCGCGCGCAACTTGCCTGCGGATTCCGCCAGCCCAATACGCAATTGTGAGCATATTAGTGAGCTTCCCGATGCCAGCGAGCAAGGCTTGGCGCAGTGGCAGGGCTTGGCGGCACTGCTGCTTAGTGGCACTGGTGGGTGGCGTAAACGCTTAACCAAAAACGAGGGTTTCCCTACCAAGGCTGAAGGGGTAAAGCCTGCAGAGCTAAAGGCATTAAAAGCCGACTTGGGCGAGCTAATTACGGCCTTTTCGGCCAACGAAACCTTGCGAGAGAGCCTGTTTGAAGTTGCGCTATTGCCTTATACCGAATACCCCGAGCAGCAGTGGCAAATATTGCAGTCGCTGACGGTTTTGTTGCCGCGGCTGGTTGCGCACTTGCAGTTGGTGTTTGCCGGTGAGGGCCAGCTGGACTTTACCGAAATAAGTTTGCGTGCCGATAGGGCGCTTGGCAGCGAAGACGAGCCGACTGATTTAGCCTTGCGCTTGGATCATCGCATTAGCCATGTATTAGTTGATGAGTTTCAGGATACCTCATCTAACCAAATGCAGTTGGTTCAAAAGCTGACCGCAGGTTGGCAGAGAGACGATGGCCGCACGTTGTTTTGCGTGGGCGATGCCATGCAATCGATTTATGCGTTTCGCAGTGCTAATGTTGGCTTGTTTTTACGTTGTTTGGGTTCAGCCGAAGAGGGCGGCAGCTTGGGTGTGCTGGCTCTTGAGCCGCTAAAACTAAATACCAATTTCCGTTCTGACGCCGGTGTGGTGGAGTGGATAAATACGGTATTCTCGCAGGCATTCCCTAAGCGGGTAGACTTGAATCTTGGTGCAGTGCCGTTTAATGAGGCGGTTGCATTTAATGCCGATGCCGGGCCAGCGGTTTGTGTGCAAGGGTTTGTGGGTGATGGCGCTAAGTGCGCCGAAGGCGAATGGCTAGCAACGCAAATACAGCAGGTATTGGCCGCTGATGCGCAAGCAACTATTGCCATATTGGGCCGTGGCCGGCGCCAACTGCATAATGTTTTACCTGCCTTAAAAAGTGCAGGCATTCGTTACCGCGCAGTGGATTTAGACCCGTTGGCGGCCGTGCCAGCGGTGCAAGATGTATGGGTGCTAACGCGGGCACTGATTAATACCAGCGATACCATTGCATGGCTTAGCGTATTGCGTGCGCCTTGGTGCGGGTTGCGTTTAAATGCTTTGTTGGCGCTGCGCGCGCAGCCAGGTGTGAATGTACTTGCTCAAGTCCATGAGCTGCTAAAAGGCGTCGAAAAAAATGCAAATATCGTCGATCAAGATTCTATATCGCGATTAACTTTGGTTTTTGATGTGCTCTCAGCGTGCTTGGCGCAACGCGCGCGCAAGCCGTTAGCCGAGTGGGTAAAAGGTGCGTGGTTGGCTTTAGGTGGCGCGGCGGCTTTAACCCTTGAACAGCAAAATAATGTAGAGCGCTTTTTTGATGCCTTAGCGGAATGTGATGAAACCCAATTGATTCAACACCCTGATCGCCTAGAAAAATTGCTGACCGAGCTGTACGCCTTGCCCGACCCAGAAGCGGGTAGCCAAGTGCAAGTGATGACGATGCACAAGTCCAAGGGGTTGGAGTTTGACGCCGTGTTTTTGGTGGGTTTGGCGGCAGCAAGTGGCGTACCGGACACCCCTTTAATGCGTTGGCATGAGCAGCTGTTTGAATACCAATACGTGGGCGATGGCGCCGCCAGCACTTGGTTGTTAAGCCCGGTTGGCGAGCGCGGCCAAGATAAAGATGCGTTATACCAATGGTTGGGCTACCAACAAAAAAAACGCGAACACCTAGAGGCATGCCGGCTACTTTATGTGGCCTGTACGCGAGCTAAAAAACAGTTGTATTTAAGTGCTGTGTTAAAACAAAAAGACGGGGCCGATATTACCGCGCCGAGCAGTGGCAGTTTGTTGGCGCATATTTGGCCGTCCGTGGCTTCGTCATTTGCGCTGCATTGCTTGCGAACGGATACGGCCGAGCAAATTGATTATGTAGATGGCACAACTGTTGCCAATTTGCATCGTTTGGCGCCGGCCCAAATTGAGCAACAGCGATTGCAATTGGTCGCTAAAGCGCGAGACTTTCAACCTGTTTCGGGGCCGTCGCCACAGGGCGAGCTTTCGCTTTTAACGCTTAGTAATAATGATGAGCAAAAAGCCGAAGGCTTCGCTCGAGCCGTTGGTAGTTTGGTGCACGAAGTGCTTGAGCTCATGGTGCCGGCTGTTTGTGCGCAGGCTAAGCTCCTCCCTAAAGCACCTACATGGCAAGACTTTTTTGCCGCGTGGCATGTAAGGTTTGGGCAGTTGCTGGTAGCGCAGCCTAGTGTTGTTCTAAACGCATTGTGCGAAAAAGCGGCCGCGCAACTTGATAAGGTGTTTAGCGAAAACTCGCCTTTATGGCAGGCCTTGATGGGGGCGCAAGAGGTGCATCCAGAATTTGCCATTAGCGGGGCGGATGCCGAAGGTGCCGCCCAGCATTGGCGAATAGATTTGTGGTGGCGTGAAGCCGATGGTGGCGTTGCATTGCTCGATTATAAATCGGCCATTTATTCCGGGGCAGGCTCACAGCATGATTTTGAGTGTGAGCAGCTTGAGCATTACCGTGTCGATTTACTTCATTATGGTCAGCTACTCGCTAATTTGTTGGCCGAGCCGGTAACACCTATTTTATACCTTACCGATAGCCACAGCTGGTTGAAGTTGCCGGTGGTGAGGCCAGTTGCCGGTTAA